In Turicibacter sanguinis, a genomic segment contains:
- a CDS encoding DUF5057 domain-containing protein: MKCRKTPSLTKYLNLILVASLLLGTGVLEPLIALAAQLETTITEDVKVGIEEIISESNEGGIDEQVLEENTVENDELQINELAETLSSNITPLINVELVSESIVSAKHGDEIEVTYQITPESFSQSNFSNTEDKNIAILFDVSKDNKYLDSYMMNALDNMIANHFKSNKGKFAIIPYSDTVELKVDDPIHPNGWYDQIHNFIRGLKSSNSNERKLGSALSTASKFFDSLSNGYSNHIVIVTMGNPTDSLPNLNFSQYNVVVLAVNSSNNTVETDYKVLYEWFNKMSSTKDNYIVGKNDGNEINNTYGTTIKDRINGASIQNNINSTLNFDLGSKFSHVSGLEHVSGTTYKINVPQIEYLQKSQNSDGTYNYEAKPIEVKFTVRVNSQSTGTITFNNPDSSESNYFVYNDFNGNKVPNINIETPSVYIGETYTNDSIKILEIEPADYFQLGSKKGLTTGTEELTINGEKVEITRITMPEFIGTVEKINGKYDIVVLGRIVNKNWGTDLNKQTKYQDYNFTRTESFEENDITNRKAQEIIDFIDSGQLVYIDKNIFETSISDTKLYRNFVDVSGTNLIRTTSVSELSIERIVQYYKDNVLVQQKQLLLQVTDATASDITSSNLDVADGVAANRTRKMIVSATSLNNSVEEILTEDVSINLYLDLNGDGLYSDDEVAVSRDNLKTPLNDLILHYNIHPDFLGLLSWKLEVTKGDSKNPIKTYVTGDMNFHRLPDRPKKEINVLHLIPQSNYESADENGNLDNNGRYEVLDLSRNPKFQTLLDDVALKDYNIEVTTISVSRYNQIMNKTANLSLFEVGIKELNGYYDMLILGFGDCYTGCGPTFGINDAGVQNIYDFVETGQGLMLTHDTLFYQRDTNIENSKNSMLNLFRGISGQSRYGLGSNGVYTALKDLDGSNIPFDPDKPSITSLSKYSGSASVWADTGSMGNVSKASNIYETNAALITEYPFNLITTGNTLRIRTTHAQYLQLNLEDEAVIPWYTLYGSSDSRMNPYDVRNNYYTYSRNNITFSGTGENKRENAPYPDLEMKLFVNTIIKAERGANHAPTVELVNISKSTVISKHQGDLSFSVIPYDMDLDQMKLSIEVFGCTNNICSDTSILEQKDSEFVRVNGVGVDVEFDIKNKLTNFDQIKIKVVATDEHHASSQAAELVIQLTNQALLDVSFTADKIGYLIGDEAVVTANIKANGDSAKDGIFSLLTPISSLISLQSSSVGLTSFNFNIGQNETLNKTFKFIVNNHTDIQTDNNKAVNVSANYSYCLNINSQSCVELPETPDTKTAVLNVKRGQIIVEFSSNVATLFNDYEVAIQLLDSNKNILTTQRVTNSNNVIFDAVSSGDYFVKIIKPDTLSEDDYILQSLTESLVNWETLHPASVSYTENIEKLSFELNQVRFDLVHGLFKSQSNNQIVIEPSIYQNPKQVTGNTLVNFAATYTTKHRNNDAILTVSNKLNNFKKDSIKIYKLEKDTSSGALTIKPFVGAMVTQVEQAYHITLPENTNSDVKVLIYYTGLVANEDINYLTNTLQVGATNEDVVIRVNEEVIITPDPNSYLPDLF, from the coding sequence ATGAAATGTAGAAAAACCCCTAGTTTAACAAAGTATTTAAATTTAATATTAGTGGCTTCTTTATTATTGGGAACAGGAGTTTTAGAACCGCTCATTGCTTTAGCAGCTCAATTAGAAACAACAATAACAGAAGATGTAAAAGTTGGAATAGAAGAAATTATTTCGGAATCCAATGAAGGTGGCATAGATGAACAGGTATTAGAAGAAAATACAGTGGAGAATGATGAACTTCAAATTAATGAACTAGCAGAAACTTTATCTAGTAATATAACTCCACTTATAAATGTTGAATTAGTATCAGAAAGTATAGTTAGTGCTAAGCACGGTGATGAAATCGAAGTAACTTATCAGATAACACCTGAATCATTTTCTCAATCTAATTTTTCTAATACAGAAGATAAAAATATTGCTATTTTATTTGATGTTTCAAAAGACAATAAATATTTAGATAGTTATATGATGAATGCTTTAGACAATATGATAGCTAATCATTTCAAGAGTAATAAGGGGAAATTTGCTATTATACCTTATAGCGATACTGTAGAATTAAAAGTAGATGACCCTATCCATCCGAATGGATGGTATGATCAAATACATAATTTTATTCGTGGGTTAAAATCTAGTAACTCTAATGAAAGAAAGTTAGGGAGTGCTCTATCTACTGCTTCGAAATTTTTTGATTCATTGAGTAATGGTTATAGTAATCATATTGTAATAGTTACGATGGGAAATCCTACAGATTCATTGCCTAATTTAAATTTTAGCCAATACAATGTTGTAGTTTTAGCTGTCAATAGTTCAAATAATACAGTTGAGACAGATTATAAAGTGTTATATGAATGGTTTAACAAAATGAGCTCTACAAAAGATAATTATATTGTGGGGAAAAATGATGGGAATGAAATTAATAATACTTATGGAACAACAATAAAGGATAGAATAAACGGAGCGAGTATTCAGAATAATATTAATTCAACTTTGAATTTCGACTTAGGTAGTAAATTCTCACACGTAAGTGGATTGGAACATGTGAGTGGCACAACATATAAAATTAATGTTCCTCAAATTGAGTATCTACAGAAAAGTCAGAATAGTGATGGGACTTATAATTATGAAGCTAAACCGATAGAGGTTAAATTTACAGTGAGAGTAAATAGTCAGAGTACAGGAACTATTACATTTAATAATCCTGATTCTTCTGAAAGTAATTATTTTGTATATAATGATTTCAATGGAAATAAAGTTCCAAACATTAATATAGAGACACCTAGTGTCTATATTGGAGAAACTTATACGAATGATAGTATTAAAATTCTTGAGATTGAACCAGCTGATTATTTTCAATTAGGATCGAAAAAGGGGCTAACAACTGGGACGGAAGAGTTAACTATCAATGGTGAAAAAGTAGAGATTACAAGAATCACAATGCCAGAATTTATTGGAACAGTCGAAAAGATAAATGGTAAATATGATATTGTTGTGCTTGGAAGAATTGTTAATAAAAATTGGGGAACAGACTTGAATAAGCAAACTAAATATCAAGATTATAATTTTACAAGAACGGAATCATTTGAAGAAAATGATATTACAAATCGCAAAGCACAGGAAATTATTGATTTTATTGACTCTGGCCAATTAGTTTATATTGATAAAAATATTTTTGAAACTAGTATTAGTGACACTAAATTGTATCGAAATTTTGTAGACGTATCAGGTACTAATTTAATAAGAACAACTTCAGTGTCTGAATTATCAATTGAGAGAATTGTTCAATATTACAAGGACAATGTTTTAGTACAACAAAAGCAATTATTGTTACAGGTAACTGATGCAACAGCTTCCGATATCACATCTTCTAATCTTGATGTAGCTGATGGAGTTGCTGCTAATCGAACACGAAAGATGATTGTTAGCGCAACATCATTAAATAATAGTGTAGAAGAGATTTTAACTGAAGATGTTTCGATAAATTTATATTTAGATTTAAATGGCGACGGATTATATTCTGATGATGAAGTCGCTGTATCACGTGACAATTTAAAGACACCATTGAATGATTTAATTTTGCACTATAATATTCATCCTGATTTTTTAGGATTATTAAGTTGGAAATTAGAAGTGACTAAAGGGGATTCAAAAAACCCAATCAAAACATATGTAACAGGAGATATGAATTTTCATCGTTTACCAGATAGACCTAAAAAAGAAATTAATGTATTGCATCTTATTCCGCAGTCTAATTACGAGTCAGCAGATGAAAATGGTAATTTAGATAATAACGGAAGATATGAAGTGCTAGATTTGAGTAGAAATCCTAAATTTCAAACCTTATTAGATGATGTTGCTTTAAAAGATTATAATATCGAAGTTACGACTATAAGTGTTTCTAGATATAATCAGATTATGAATAAAACAGCTAATTTGTCATTATTTGAAGTAGGGATTAAAGAATTAAATGGTTATTATGATATGTTAATTCTTGGTTTTGGAGATTGTTATACAGGATGTGGTCCTACTTTTGGAATTAACGATGCAGGTGTTCAAAATATCTATGACTTTGTTGAAACAGGTCAAGGCTTAATGTTGACACATGACACACTGTTTTATCAAAGAGATACTAATATAGAGAATTCTAAAAATTCGATGCTTAATTTATTTAGAGGAATTTCAGGGCAATCACGGTATGGTTTGGGAAGTAATGGAGTATACACGGCATTAAAAGATTTAGATGGAAGTAATATTCCATTTGATCCCGATAAACCATCGATTACTAGTTTGAGTAAGTATTCAGGGTCTGCATCTGTATGGGCAGATACGGGGAGTATGGGAAATGTTTCGAAGGCTTCTAATATTTATGAAACCAATGCTGCATTGATAACTGAGTATCCTTTTAATTTAATTACAACAGGTAATACACTGAGAATCAGAACGACACATGCACAGTATTTACAATTAAATTTAGAGGATGAGGCAGTTATCCCTTGGTATACGTTATATGGGTCATCTGATAGTAGGATGAATCCATACGATGTTAGAAATAATTACTATACGTATTCACGAAACAATATTACTTTCTCCGGTACAGGAGAAAATAAACGCGAAAATGCTCCTTATCCAGATTTAGAAATGAAATTATTTGTTAATACGATCATTAAGGCAGAACGTGGAGCTAATCATGCGCCAACAGTGGAACTTGTTAATATTAGTAAGAGTACAGTTATTTCAAAACATCAAGGTGATTTAAGCTTTAGTGTTATTCCTTACGATATGGATTTAGATCAAATGAAGTTATCAATTGAGGTATTTGGATGCACAAATAACATCTGTTCTGATACATCAATTTTAGAACAAAAAGATTCAGAATTTGTTCGAGTTAATGGAGTAGGTGTAGACGTCGAGTTTGATATTAAAAATAAATTGACTAACTTTGATCAAATAAAAATTAAAGTTGTTGCAACTGATGAACATCATGCAAGTTCTCAAGCAGCTGAATTGGTAATTCAACTAACGAATCAAGCATTGCTAGATGTTTCTTTTACGGCTGATAAGATAGGATATTTAATTGGTGATGAGGCGGTAGTGACAGCAAATATTAAGGCGAATGGTGATAGTGCTAAGGATGGAATCTTCAGTTTATTAACTCCTATTTCTTCTTTAATTTCATTACAGTCATCGAGTGTTGGATTAACTAGCTTTAATTTTAATATTGGTCAAAATGAAACTTTAAATAAAACGTTCAAATTTATAGTTAATAACCATACGGATATTCAAACTGATAACAATAAAGCGGTAAATGTATCAGCTAATTATTCATACTGTTTAAACATTAATAGTCAATCTTGTGTGGAATTACCAGAAACCCCCGATACCAAAACAGCAGTTCTTAATGTTAAACGTGGGCAGATTATTGTTGAATTTAGCTCTAACGTAGCTACTTTATTTAATGATTATGAAGTTGCAATTCAACTTCTAGATAGTAATAAAAATATATTAACAACTCAAAGAGTTACGAATTCAAATAATGTTATTTTTGATGCTGTATCAAGTGGAGATTATTTCGTGAAAATAATTAAACCGGATACATTATCAGAAGATGATTATATATTACAATCTTTAACTGAATCATTGGTTAATTGGGAGACTTTGCATCCAGCATCTGTATCTTATACTGAAAATATTGAAAAATTAAGCTTTGAATTGAATCAAGTAAGATTTGACTTAGTACATGGTTTGTTTAAGTCTCAATCTAATAACCAAATTGTAATAGAACCTTCAATATATCAGAATCCGAAGCAAGTGACTGGAAATACACTAGTGAATTTTGCAGCGACTTATACGACAAAACACAGAAATAACGATGCCATATTAACAGTTAGTAATAAATTAAATAATTTTAAAAAAGACTCAATAAAAATTTATAAATTAGAGAAAGATACTAGTTCAGGTGCCTTAACTATAAAACCTTTTGTGGGTGCAATGGTTACTCAAGTTGAACAAGCGTATCATATTACTTTACCAGAAAATACGAATTCGGATGTTAAAGTGTTAATTTACTATACGGGATTAGTTGC